In Vicia villosa cultivar HV-30 ecotype Madison, WI unplaced genomic scaffold, Vvil1.0 ctg.000423F_1_1_1, whole genome shotgun sequence, the following are encoded in one genomic region:
- the LOC131628115 gene encoding subtilisin-like protease SBT3 isoform X1 codes for MEPNFVSSLFLITPWFLLTFFSNAETSTYIIHMNKSIFPQVFTTHHDWFQSTIHSIKSKTLLLDGHDHDHDHDRDQQSFKQSQKKLVYAYDNAMYGFSAVLSSNELDSLNNIDGFVSAYQDRTATLDTTHTFEFLSLDSPSGLWHASNFGEDIIVGVIDSGVWPESQSFKDDGMTKKIPSKWKGACEDGQEFNASMCNFKLIGARYFNKGVIAANPNVTIIMNSARDSVGHGTHTSSTVAGNYVNGASYFGYAKGVARGIAPKARLAIYKVNWEEGLLASDVLAGMDQAIVDGVDMISVSMGFDDAPLYEDPIAIASFAAMEKGIVVSSSAGNSGPYLGTLHNGIPWLITVAAGTIDRTFGTLVLGNGKNIIGWTLFASNATLVENLPLVYNRNISSCNSARLLSGVNKQVIILCDDESMSNSKSVSEQINVVAETGVLAAVFVADNPDLIDSRHLYSPIIVIKPKDAKSVFNYAKRHKNPTASIRFQQTYVGIKPAPVAAHYSSRGPSLSFPWILKPDIMAPGSRVLAAYVPNKPSARIGTNVFLSSDYNFMTGTSMACPHASGVAALLKSANPQWSAAAIRSALITTANPKDNTQNPIRDSAYPSQHASPLAIGAGEIDPNRAMNPGLIYDVTPQDYVNFLCGLDFTENQILTITRSSSYDCENPSLDLNYPSFIDFYSSKTRSKIRKFKRTVTNVGDGAATYRAKVTNPKGCLVTVSPDILTFSDRNEKQSYYLVIKYVMYKKDNVSFGDLVWIEDGGTHTVRSPIVVASSEMI; via the coding sequence ATGGAACCTAACTTTGTGTCTTCACTTTTCCTCATTACTCCATGGTTTCTATTAACCTTTTTTAGCAATGCTGAGACTTCCACATACATAATCCATATGAACAAATCCATCTTTCCTCAAGTCTTCACAACTCATCATGATTGGTTTCAATCCACCATTCATTCCATAAAATCAAAAACACTACTACTTGATGGTCATGATCACGATCATGATCATGATCGTGATCAACAATCATTCAAGCAATCACAGAAGAAACTAGTGTACGCCTATGATAATGCTATGTATGGCTTTAGTGCAGTGTTATCTTCAAATGAGTTAGATAGTCTTAACAACATTGATGGCTTTGTATCAGCATATCAAGACAGAACAGCCACTCTTGACACAACTCATACTTTTGAATTTCTATCCCTAGATTCACCAAGTGGGCTATGGCATGCTTCGAATTTCGGTGAGGATATAATTGTTGGTGTTATTGATTCTGGTGTGTGGCCTGAGAGTCAAAGCTTCAAAGATGATGGTATGACAAAGAAAATTCCAAGCAAATGGAAAGGAGCATGTGAAGATGGTCAAGAATTCAATGCATCCATGTGCAACTTCAAATTGATTGGAGCTAGATATTTCAACAAAGGAGTCATTGCTGCAAATCCAAATGTTACAATCATCATGAATTCGGCTAGAGACAGCGTAGGACATGGAACTCACACATCATCAACTGTTGCAGGTAACTATGTTAATGgagcttcttattttggttatgCTAAAGGAGTGGCAAGAGGTATTGCACCAAAAGCTAGGCTTGCTATTTATAAAGTCAATTGGGAAGAAGGTCTTTTGGCTTCTGATGTTTTAGCTGGAATGGATCAAGCAATTGTGGACGGTGTTGACATGATTTCAGTTTCCATGGGATTTGATGATGCTCCACTCTATGAAGATCCTATTGCAATAGCTTCATTTGCAGCTATGGAGAAAGGGATTGTTGTTTCATCTTCTGCAGGTAATTCAGGACCTTATCTTGGAACATTGCATAACGGTATCCCTTGGCTCATTACAGTTGCTGCAGGAACAATAGACAGAACTTTCGGTACTCTTGTTTTGGGAAATGGTAAAAACATCATTGGTTGGACTTTGTTTGCATCAAATGCTACTCTAGTTGAAAATCTTCCACTTGTTTACAATAGAAATATATCATCATGCAACTCGGCGAGGCTTTTATCCGGAGTTAACAAGCAAGTAATCATTCTTTGTGATGATGAATCAATGTCAAACTCAAAATCAGTGTCTGAACAAATCAATGTTGTTGCAGAAACAGGAGTGTTAGCGGCAGTTTTTGTCGCTGATAATCCTGATTTAATTGATTCAAGACATTTGTACTCTCCGATTATTGTAATCAAGCCAAAAGATGCAAAATCTGTGTTCAACTACGCAAAACGACACAAAAATCCTACGGCAAGCATTAGGTTTCAACAAACATATGTTGGAATAAAGCCAGCACCAGTTGCAGCACATTACAGTTCAAGAGGTCCTTCACTTAGCTTTCCTTGGATTTTGAAGCCTGACATAATGGCTCCTGGCTCAAGAGTCCTTGCTGCTTACGTTCCGAATAAACCATCAGCTAGAATTGGCACAAATGTGTTCTTATCAAGCGATTACAATTTCATGACAGGAACATCCATGGCTTGTCCTCATGCTTCCGGCGTTGCTGCTCTTCTGAAATCTGCGAATCCACAATGGAGTGCAGCTGCTATAAGATCTGCACTAATAACCACAGCTAATCCTAAGGATAATACACAAAATCCAATAAGGGATAGTGCTTACCCTTCTCAACATGCTTCTCCTCTCGCAATCGGTGCTGGTGAGATTGATCCTAATAGAGCAATGAATCCAGGTTTGATATATGATGTTACTCCACAGGACTATGTTAATTTTCTATGTGGTTTGGACTTCACAGAGAACCAAATTTTAACAATTACAAGATCAAGTTCTTATGATTGTGAAAATCCATCTTTGGATCTTAATTACCCTTCATTTATAGATTTTTACAGTAGCAAAACAAGATCGAAGATTCGCAAATTTAAGAGGACTGTTACCAATGTTGGTGATGGTGCTGCTACATATAGAGCTAAAGTGACAAATCCAAAAGGCTGTTTGGTGACAGTGTCACCTGATATATTAACTTTCAGTGATAGAAATGAGAAACAAAGTTACTATCTTGTCATAAAGTATGTAATGTACAAGAAGGATAATGTATCATTTGGGGATCTTGTTTGGATTGAAGATGGTGGAACACACACAGTTAGAAGTCCTATTGTAGTTGCATCAAGTGAAATGATATGA
- the LOC131628115 gene encoding subtilisin-like protease SBT3 isoform X2, whose protein sequence is MEPNFVSSLFLITPWFLLTFFSNAETSTYIIHMNKSIFPQVFTTHHDWFQSTIHSIKSKTLLLDGHDHDHDHDRDQQSFKQSQKKLVYAYDNAMYGFSAVLSSNELDSLNNIDGFVSAYQDRTATLDTTHTFEFLSLDSPSGLWHASNFGEDIIVGVIDSGVWPESQSFKDDGMTKKIPSKWKGACEDGQEFNASMCNFKLIGARYFNKGVIAANPNVTIIMNSARDSVGHGTHTSSTVAGNYVNGASYFGYAKGVARGIAPKARLAIYKVNWEEGLLASDVLAGMDQAIVDGVDMISVSMGFDDAPLYEDPIAIASFAAMEKGIVVSSSAGTIDRTFGTLVLGNGKNIIGWTLFASNATLVENLPLVYNRNISSCNSARLLSGVNKQVIILCDDESMSNSKSVSEQINVVAETGVLAAVFVADNPDLIDSRHLYSPIIVIKPKDAKSVFNYAKRHKNPTASIRFQQTYVGIKPAPVAAHYSSRGPSLSFPWILKPDIMAPGSRVLAAYVPNKPSARIGTNVFLSSDYNFMTGTSMACPHASGVAALLKSANPQWSAAAIRSALITTANPKDNTQNPIRDSAYPSQHASPLAIGAGEIDPNRAMNPGLIYDVTPQDYVNFLCGLDFTENQILTITRSSSYDCENPSLDLNYPSFIDFYSSKTRSKIRKFKRTVTNVGDGAATYRAKVTNPKGCLVTVSPDILTFSDRNEKQSYYLVIKYVMYKKDNVSFGDLVWIEDGGTHTVRSPIVVASSEMI, encoded by the exons ATGGAACCTAACTTTGTGTCTTCACTTTTCCTCATTACTCCATGGTTTCTATTAACCTTTTTTAGCAATGCTGAGACTTCCACATACATAATCCATATGAACAAATCCATCTTTCCTCAAGTCTTCACAACTCATCATGATTGGTTTCAATCCACCATTCATTCCATAAAATCAAAAACACTACTACTTGATGGTCATGATCACGATCATGATCATGATCGTGATCAACAATCATTCAAGCAATCACAGAAGAAACTAGTGTACGCCTATGATAATGCTATGTATGGCTTTAGTGCAGTGTTATCTTCAAATGAGTTAGATAGTCTTAACAACATTGATGGCTTTGTATCAGCATATCAAGACAGAACAGCCACTCTTGACACAACTCATACTTTTGAATTTCTATCCCTAGATTCACCAAGTGGGCTATGGCATGCTTCGAATTTCGGTGAGGATATAATTGTTGGTGTTATTGATTCTGGTGTGTGGCCTGAGAGTCAAAGCTTCAAAGATGATGGTATGACAAAGAAAATTCCAAGCAAATGGAAAGGAGCATGTGAAGATGGTCAAGAATTCAATGCATCCATGTGCAACTTCAAATTGATTGGAGCTAGATATTTCAACAAAGGAGTCATTGCTGCAAATCCAAATGTTACAATCATCATGAATTCGGCTAGAGACAGCGTAGGACATGGAACTCACACATCATCAACTGTTGCAGGTAACTATGTTAATGgagcttcttattttggttatgCTAAAGGAGTGGCAAGAGGTATTGCACCAAAAGCTAGGCTTGCTATTTATAAAGTCAATTGGGAAGAAGGTCTTTTGGCTTCTGATGTTTTAGCTGGAATGGATCAAGCAATTGTGGACGGTGTTGACATGATTTCAGTTTCCATGGGATTTGATGATGCTCCACTCTATGAAGATCCTATTGCAATAGCTTCATTTGCAGCTATGGAGAAAGGGATTGTTGTTTCATCTTCTGCAG GAACAATAGACAGAACTTTCGGTACTCTTGTTTTGGGAAATGGTAAAAACATCATTGGTTGGACTTTGTTTGCATCAAATGCTACTCTAGTTGAAAATCTTCCACTTGTTTACAATAGAAATATATCATCATGCAACTCGGCGAGGCTTTTATCCGGAGTTAACAAGCAAGTAATCATTCTTTGTGATGATGAATCAATGTCAAACTCAAAATCAGTGTCTGAACAAATCAATGTTGTTGCAGAAACAGGAGTGTTAGCGGCAGTTTTTGTCGCTGATAATCCTGATTTAATTGATTCAAGACATTTGTACTCTCCGATTATTGTAATCAAGCCAAAAGATGCAAAATCTGTGTTCAACTACGCAAAACGACACAAAAATCCTACGGCAAGCATTAGGTTTCAACAAACATATGTTGGAATAAAGCCAGCACCAGTTGCAGCACATTACAGTTCAAGAGGTCCTTCACTTAGCTTTCCTTGGATTTTGAAGCCTGACATAATGGCTCCTGGCTCAAGAGTCCTTGCTGCTTACGTTCCGAATAAACCATCAGCTAGAATTGGCACAAATGTGTTCTTATCAAGCGATTACAATTTCATGACAGGAACATCCATGGCTTGTCCTCATGCTTCCGGCGTTGCTGCTCTTCTGAAATCTGCGAATCCACAATGGAGTGCAGCTGCTATAAGATCTGCACTAATAACCACAGCTAATCCTAAGGATAATACACAAAATCCAATAAGGGATAGTGCTTACCCTTCTCAACATGCTTCTCCTCTCGCAATCGGTGCTGGTGAGATTGATCCTAATAGAGCAATGAATCCAGGTTTGATATATGATGTTACTCCACAGGACTATGTTAATTTTCTATGTGGTTTGGACTTCACAGAGAACCAAATTTTAACAATTACAAGATCAAGTTCTTATGATTGTGAAAATCCATCTTTGGATCTTAATTACCCTTCATTTATAGATTTTTACAGTAGCAAAACAAGATCGAAGATTCGCAAATTTAAGAGGACTGTTACCAATGTTGGTGATGGTGCTGCTACATATAGAGCTAAAGTGACAAATCCAAAAGGCTGTTTGGTGACAGTGTCACCTGATATATTAACTTTCAGTGATAGAAATGAGAAACAAAGTTACTATCTTGTCATAAAGTATGTAATGTACAAGAAGGATAATGTATCATTTGGGGATCTTGTTTGGATTGAAGATGGTGGAACACACACAGTTAGAAGTCCTATTGTAGTTGCATCAAGTGAAATGATATGA